The Camelina sativa cultivar DH55 chromosome 14, Cs, whole genome shotgun sequence genome includes a window with the following:
- the LOC104740545 gene encoding plant cysteine oxidase 3, translating to MLSRLFKAGEKVLLNLVNKKDFHMASRNQENSSPRVQELYDLCKETFTGKAPSPASMAVQKLCSVLDSVSPADVGLQEEAQDDDRGYGVSGVSRFNRVGRWAQPITFLDIHECDTFTMCIFCFPTSSVIPLHDHPEMTVFSKILYGSLHVKAYDWVEPPCIISQDKARLAKLVSDKVITPQSEIPVLYPKTGGNLHSFTALTPCAVLDILTPPYKESVGRSCSYYMDYPFSTFALEEGMKKVEGKEDEYAWLVQIDTPDDLHMRPGSYTGPTIRV from the exons ATGTTGTCGAGATTGTTCAAAGCTGGTGAAAAGGTTTTGTTGAATCTGGTTAACAAGAAAGACTTTCACATGGCGTCAAGGAATCAGGAGAATTCTTCTCCCAGAGTACAAGAGCTTTACGACCTCTGCAAGGAGACTTTCACTGGCAAAGCTCCTTCTCCTGCTTCCATGGCTGTCCAAAAACTATGCTCTGTCTTGG ACTCAGTTAGTCCTGCAGATGTTGGGCTTCAAGAGGAAGCTCAAGACGATGATCGAGGCTATGGGGTTTCCGGTGTTAGCCGATTTAACAGAGTAGGACGATGGGCACAACCCATAACATTCTTAGACATACATGAATGTGATACTTTTACA aTGTGTATCTTCTGCTTCCCAACATCTTCAGTGATTCCTTTGCATGACCATCCAGAGATGACTGTGTTTAGCAAAATCCTCTATGGATCACTTCATGTTAAAGCTTACGATTGGGTCGAGCCTCCTTGTATTATCTCACAAGACAAAG CAAGGTTGGCAAAATTGGTGAGTGACAAAGTTATAACACCTCAGTCTGAGATACCAGTGTTGTACCCAAAGACTGGAGGCAATCTCCATTCCTTCACTGCGCTTACTCCATGTGCGGTGCTCGACATCCTCACGCCTCCTTACAAAGAAAGTGTAGGCAGGAGTTGCAGTTATTACATGGACTATCCCTTTTCCACCTTCG CATTGGAGGAAGGAATGAAGAAGGTGGAAGGAAAAGAAGACGAGTACGCTTGGCTTGTACAGATCGACACACCCGATGATCTTCACATGCGTCCCGGATCATATACCGGTCCAACTATCCGGGTCTAG
- the LOC104740546 gene encoding 2-isopropylmalate synthase 1, chloroplastic, with protein sequence MASSLLRNPNLLPTTPSLPTFSSKPTPFSFLVKPSRHCSISLRSQTLRLSCSISDPSPLPPHIPLRRRPEYIPNRISDPNYVRVFDTTLRDGEQSPGATLTSKEKLDIARQLAKLGVDIIEAGFPAASKDDFEAVKTIAETIGNTVDENGYVPVICGLSRCNKKDIERAWDAVKYAKRPRIHTFIATSDIHLEHKLKKTKAEVIEIARNMVRFARSLGCEDVEFSPEDAGRSEREYLYEILGEVIKAGATTLNIPDTVGITLPIEFGQLIADIKANTPGIENVIISTHCQNDLGLSTANTLSGAHAGARQVEVTINGIGERAGNASLEEVVMAIKCRGDHVLGGLYTGLDTRHIVMTSKMVEEYTGMQTQPHKAIVGANAFAHESGIHQDGMLKHKGTYEIICPEEIGLERSNDAGIVLGKLSGRHALKDRLTELGYDFDDEQLSTIFWRFKTVAEQKKRVTDADIIALVSDEVFQPEAVWKLLDIQITCGTLGLSTATVKLADADGKEHVACSMGTGPVDSAYKAVDLIVKEPATLLEYSMNAVTEGIDAIATTRVLIRGSNKYSSTNAITGEEVLRTFSGTGSEIDIVVSSVKAYVGALNKMMDFKENSSPTKIPSQKNRVPA encoded by the exons ATGGCGTCTTCGCTTCTgagaaaccctaatctcttaCCAACAACTCCTTCTCTCCCCACCTTCTCCTCAAAGCCAACACCTTTCTCCTTCCTAGTCAAACCTTCCCGTCACTGTTCCATATCTCTCCGAAGCCAAACCCTTCGCCTCTCATGTTCAATCTCAGATCCTTCTCCTCTACCACCTCACATCCCTCTCCGTCGCCGTCCCGAATACATCCCCAACCGCATTTCCGATCCCAACTACGTCCGTGTCTTCGATACGACTCTCCGGGACGGTGAACAGTCTCCAGGCGCTACACTCACTTCCAAGGAAAAGCTCGACATCGCTCGTCAGCTAGCTAAACTCGGCGTGGACATTATCGAAGCCGGCTTCCCCGCCGCCTCAAAAGATGATTTTGAAGCGGTCAAGACTATAGCTGAGACTATTGGAAACACTGTTGATGAGAATGGCTATGTTCCGGTCATCTGTGGACTCTCTAGGTGCAATAAGAAGGATATTGAGAGGGCTTGGGATGCTGTCAAGTATGCTAAGCGGCCTAGGATCCATACTTTTATCGCTACCAGTGATATTCATTTGGAGCATAAACTGAAGAAAACCAAAGCAGAGGTCATCGAGATTGCTAGGAATATGGTTAGATTTGCGAGGAGCTTGGGTTGTGAAGACGTCGAGTTCAGTCCAGAAGATGCAGGAAG aTCAGAGAGAGAGTACTTGTACGAGATTCTTGGTGAAGTGATTAAAGCTGGAGCAACAACACTCAACATACCTGATACTGTTGGTATTACTTTACCTATTGAGTTTGGTCAATTGATTGCTGATATCAAAGCCAATACTCCAGGGATCGAAAATGTTATCATCTCAACGCATTGTCAGAATGATCTTGGACTCTCTACGGCCAACACTTTATCT GGAGCACATGCAGGTGCAAGACAGGTGGAAGTGACGATCAATGGAATCGGTGAAAGAGCTGGAAACGCTTCACTGGAAGAG GTTGTGATGGCCATAAAATGCCGTGGAGATCATGTTTTAGGAGGTTTATATACTGGACTTGATACTCGGCACATTGTTATGACAAGCAAGATG GTTGAAGAGTACACTGGAATGCAGACACAGCCCCATAAGGCTATTGTAGGAGCGAATGCCTTTGCCCATGAAAGTGGTATTCATCAG GATGGAATGCTGAAACACAAGGGTACATATGAAATTATCTGTCCCGAAGAAATTGGACTCGAACGATCAAATGATGCTGGCATTGTCTTGGGGAAGCTTAG TGGGCGTCATGCGCTGAAAGACCGTTTGACTGAG CTTggttatgattttgatgatgaacAGCTAAGTACAATTTTCTGGCGCTTCAAAACTGTGGCTGAGCAGAAAAAG AGAGTTACCGATGCGGACATAATAGCTTTAGTATCTGATGAAGTTTTCCAGCCTGAAGCCGTGTGGAAACTCCTGGACATTCAG ATAACTTGTGGAACTCTCGGGCTTTCAACAGCAACTGTAAAACTTGCTGACGCTGATGGCAAAGAGCATGTCGCCTGTTCTATGGGAACCGGGCCTGTCGATTCAGCTTACAAGGCAGTCGATCTTATCGTAAAG GAACCAGCGACGCTGCTTGAGTACTCGATGAATGCAGTAACAGAAGGCATTGATGCTATCGCTACGACTCGAGTTCTCATCCGCGGAAGCAACAAATACTCATCTACAAATGCAATAACCGGTGAGGAAGTTCTAAGGACCTTCAG TGGAACGGGATCAGAAATAGATATTGTGGTGTCAAGCGTCAAAGCTTATGTTGGAGCTTTGAACAAAATGATGGACTTCAAAGAAAACTCCTCCCCCACAAAAATCCCTTCTCAAAAAAACAGAGTCCCTGCCTGA
- the LOC104740547 gene encoding tetraspanin-16, producing the protein MSELRTGFLTMATIILICMGLTMTGTGLYYRKTVSQCIRETDRSFIVIGLLLLVIPQFALYAICFRSKRMFTTYIYAMIFVCIVLGGYSLKCFIYNTTFGIAKNPAEDKRTAKQLVGQLVPASKLAKVTDCIIHNHNCNYNASQNSNVWKFCCAQPKGCGERTMFGQPGEWSWKHQHVENHVPEYCSYEYCLSCRGCQLSILKAIVHQWKYLSMFSYPSLFLVCVSLAIAKSIFDTFDEPDDYRGHYT; encoded by the exons atgtctGAGCTACGAACTGGGTTCCTAACAATGGCGACCATAATCCTCATATGCATGGGCTTAACTATGACGGGAACAGGTTTATATTATAGAAAAACAGTCTCACAATGTATCCGAGAGACCGATCGCAGTTTCATTGTCATTGGTTTGCTCTTGCTGGTGATTCCTCAGTTTGCTCTTTACGCAATCTGCTTTCGCTCCAAACGTATGTTCACAACTTACATATATGCAATGATATTCGTATGCATTGTCCTTGGTGGCTACTCTTTAAAGTGTTTCATCTACAATACAACCTTCGGAATCGCCAAGAACCCGGCCGAGGATAAGCGAACCGCCAAGCAACTGGTCGGTCAGTTGGTCCCTGCAAGTAAACTTGCAAAAGTCACGGACTGCATCATTCATAACCATAACTGTAACTACAATGCCAGCCAAAACAGCAATGTTTGG AAGTTTTGCTGCGCACAACCAAAAGGATGTGGAGAGAGGACAATGTTCGGGCAGCCAGGAGAATGGAGTTGGAAACATCAACACGTAGAGAACCATGTTCCTGAATATTGTTCATACGAATACTGTCTGAGTTGCAGAGGTTGCCAGCTGAGCATCTTAAAAGCCATAGTTCATCAATGGAAATATCTCTCCATGTTCTCTTATCCTTCACTCTTTCTCGTTTGTGTCAGCCTCGCCATTGCCAAGTCCATTTTTGACACTTTCGATGAACCCGATGATTATCGAGGCCATTATACTTGA